In Cryptococcus gattii WM276 chromosome A, complete sequence, one genomic interval encodes:
- a CDS encoding cAMP-dependent protein kinase, putative (Similar to TIGR gene model, INSD accession AAW41575.1), translating into MGASCCKPEAIDFEGEVNLFHFYLLRSVGKGAFGKVRVVQHKHTKTLFALKYINKQKCVKMKAVANIVQERRLLEEIDHPFVVNLRYAFQDDENCFFVLDLMLGGDLRFHLDRAGAMSEEVVRFYVAEIALAIDYLHSKRIVHRDLKPDNILLDERGHAHITDFNIAVHFSDRRLLTGVAGSMAYMAPEVLTKRGYSAPVDFWSLGILAYELLFGKRPFRGRTNSALTNSILNEALNWPEDAPGRCSSDGMHAIRGFLERDPNKRLGYRPGGGGMNDIKNHPWFRNINWEQLYDKDVVPPFEPDSKRANFDATHELEELLLEENPLKARKRKEGQDIALLSPEMRMMEQHFKVFDYTKAQRRSYYVPTPSHDSTIAATVAMSSNATHLSPTIDMTRSDTPSDQTGVISKTGMDVEAQILDGGGMANMGGRGGWRSSDLLGRGHTSLDIRPTSTRLMTPSRKSSS; encoded by the exons ATGGGTGCTAGCTGTTGTAAACCAGAG GCAATTGACTTTGAGGGCGAAGtcaacctcttccacttttATTTGCTACGAAGCGTTGGAAAGGGTGCTTTTGGAAAG GTCCGTGTCGTCCAACATAAGCATACAAAGACTTTGTTCGCCCTCAAGTATATCAATAAACAAAAATGTGTTAAGATGAAGGCAGTAGCCAATATAGTCCAAGAGCGGCGGCTTCTTGAAGAG ATTGACCATCCGTTCGTCGTAAATCTACGGTATGCATTTCAAGATGATGAGAACTGCTTCTTCGTCCTTGATCTTATGTTGGGAGGGGATTTGCGCT TCCATCTTGATCGTGCTGGTGCTATGAGTGAAGAAGTCGTGAGATTCTATGTGGCCGAGATTGCCTTGGCCATTGATTATCTACATTCAAAGCGGATTGTGCATAG GGATTTAAAACCGGATAACATTCTACTGGATGAGAGGGGTCACGCCCATATAACTGACTTCAATATCGCTGTTCACTTTTCAGATCGAAGGCTTTTGACGGGAGTGGCGGGAAGCATGGCATATATGG CTCCAGAAGTCTTAACGAAACGAGGATATTCCGCGCCAGTAGATTTTTGGTCACTAGGGATACTTGC GTATGAGCTCCTATTCGGTAAACGTCCTTTCCGGGGCCGAACGAATAGTGCTTTGACCAACTCGATTCTCAACGAAGCTCTCAACTGGCCCGAAGACGCCCCTGGCAGATGTTCTTCTGATGGAATGCACGCTATTCGTGGA TTTTTAGAACGAGATCCCAATAAACGATTAGGATATAGGCCGGGCGGAGGTGGTATGAACGATATCAAAAATCACCCCTGGTTTCGGAATATTAATTGGGAACAGCTGTACGATAAAGATGTTGTGCCACCATTTGAACCAGAT TCAAAACGTGCCAATTTTGATGCCACACATGAGCTGGAGGAGCTATTGTTGGAGGAGAATCCGCTCAAGGCGAGAAAACGAAAAGAAGGTCAAGACATTGCGTTGTTGTCACCAGAGATGCGTATGATGGAGCAGCA TTTCAAAGTGTTTGATTACACAAAAGCACAACGACGCTCATATTATGTTCCAACACCCTCACATGATAGTACCATTGCTGCTACAGTTGCCATGTCCTCAAACGCCACTCATCTATCACCAACAATCGACATGACACGTTCAGATACTCCCAGTGATCAGACCGGTGTTATCAGCAAAACCGGAATGGATGTCGAAGCTCAGATATTGGATGGGGGTGGAATGGCGAACATGGGGGGCAGAGGCGGTTGGAGATCGTCAGATTTACTGGGACGGGGACATACTAGTTTAGATATTCGACCCACATCAACAAGGCTAATGACCCCTTCACGGAAGTCTTCATCGTGA
- a CDS encoding Mitochondrial ribosomal protein L23, putative (Similar to TIGR gene model, INSD accession AAW41573.1) yields MSATKGNTALALTRVWHHASAQNRVLGNLASRIAWVLMGKHKPTYDPAVDAGDYVIVSDALQVRLTGKKATDKVYYHHTGFMGGLKKVPITRLRERRPEEIIRKAVSGMLPKNTFRDRRLERLKIFPGAAPEVYKGNVLTTWRETGAKVEQSPSASSVSQTKA; encoded by the exons ATGTCCGCAACAAAAGGAAAC ACCGCTCTCGCCCTTACCCGTGTCTGGCACCACGCTTCCGCGCAAAACAGAGTTCTCGGAAACCTGGCAAGCCGGATAGCATGGGTGCTTATGGGGAAGCACAAACCCACATATGACCCCGCAG TGGACGCAGGAGACTATGTTATTGTCTCAGATGCTTTACAGGTGCGATTGACAGGGAAGAAGGCCACGGATAAGGTCTACTATCACCACACAGGATTCATGGGAGGTTTGAAGAAGGTCCCTATCACAAGACTAAGAGAACGTCGACCAGAAGAG ATTATCCGCAAGGCGGTCTCCGGTATGCTCCCGAAAAACACTTTCCGTGATAGAAGACTTGAACGATTAAAGATATTCCCTGGCGCTGCTCCGGAGGTGTACAAGGGCAATGTGTTGACCACTTGGCGAGAGACTGGTGCCAAGGTAGAGCAATCCCCAAGTGCTTCGTCGGTTTCACAAACGAAGGCTTGA
- a CDS encoding Aromatic aminotransferase, putative; Aro8p (Similar to TIGR gene model, INSD accession AAW41572.1) gives MDAAFAIASQTQSPVAGGLPKAQDMTRHLNRMAKHREASALKELYKYMAVPGMITMAGGIPHPEVFPFETVSATVLSYDAFPLDPPRVPEKPKKSLISWLFSSSQTQSNKVSFTIPKYGPNPSDPAAIQLSTSLQYQPATGPPALPLFLREFVAKVFKPAYADWDVLINVGATDGWSKICGMLLEVGDAILVEEWTYPGAENTFIPYETERVPIKMDGQGLLPEHLENVLGGWDESERGKKRPRVLYTIPTGQNPTGATMMAERKKAIYEVCQKYDVVICEDEPYYCLYTGEWTPKGVESDMSILAQRKLKAEKKDGPDGNQAFLDALPPSFLAFDTDGRVIRMDTFSKTSAPGSRLGWITTSPIFIERLTRATEASIQAPSGFSTALTTRMIQQWGFDGYIRWLRGIKAIYKMRKTWLCDTFQDVFHLEFDSGNDLFPERSRTITCYSKQTRSVWDEKRGLRGPALITFIPPTGGMFVFLGIHFSEHPDYYDLLRRGEDATFILTKKLWEMLADNLVLFAPGWGFDAGGEHAIGGKGYGYYRLAFSVASYEEIRDGIYRFSQVLHKFFRI, from the exons ATGGATGCGGCTTTCGCCATCGCGTCGCAGACACAGTCACCGGTCGCCGGTGGTCTGCCCAAAGCCCAAGATATGACTCGACATCTCAATCGCATGGCGAAACATCGGGAGGCCAGCGCTTTGAAGGAGCTTTACAAATACATGGCAGTCCCGGGAATG ATAACCATGGCAGGGG GTATTCCGCACCCCGAAGTCTTCCCATTTGAAACAGTATCGGCCACCGTCCTATCCTATGATGCCTTTCCGCTCGATCCCCCTCGTGTGCCTGAGAAGCCGAAGAAGTCATTGATTTCCTGGTTGTTTTCCTCTTCACAGACTCAGTCAAACAAGGTCTCCTTTACGATTCCAAAGTACGGACCGAATCCTAGCGATCCCGCAGCTATCCAGCTGTCCACATCCTTGCAGTATCAACCAGCAACTGGGCCGCCCGcacttcctcttttcttgCGCGAATTTGTGGCTAAAGTCTTCAAGCCAGCGTACGCGGATTGGGATGTTCTGATCAATGTGGGCGCCACCGACGGTTGGTCCAAAATTTGCGGGATGCTGTTAGAGGTAGGGGATGCCATCTTGGTTGAAGAGTGGACTTATCCCGGCGCCGAGAATACTTTTATTCCCTATGAGACTGAAAGAGTCCCTATTAAAATGGATGGACAAGGGCTTCTACCGGAGCATCTTGAAAACGTACTGGGGGGGTGGGATGAAAGCGAACGGGGCAAAAAACGACCACGAGTTCTCTACACCATTCCGACCGGGCAAAACCCTACCGGCGCAACTATGATGGCTGAGCGCAAGAAAGCGATATACGAAGTGTGTCAGAAATATG ATGTCGTTATATGTGAGGATGAGCCTTATTACTGCTTG TATACTGGGGAATGGACTCCTAAAGGCGTAGAGTCTGACATGTCGATCCTTGCTCAACGAAAGCTAAAGGCTGAGAAAAAAGATGGGCCTGATGGGAATCAAGCCTTCCTGGATGCTTTACCCCCAAGTTTCCTTGCTTTCGATACTGATGGCCGGGTTATTCGCATGGAT ACTTTCTCCAAGACATCGGCACCGGGATCCAGATTGGGCTGGATCACGACATCACCCATTTTCATCGAACGTCTGACCCGGGCCACGGAAGCCTCCATACAGGCTCCAAGTGGATTTTCTACAGCATTGACAACGAGGATGATCCAACAATGGGGGTTTGATGGCTACATTCGCTGGCTACGAGGTATTAAGGCCATTTACAAAATGCGCAAAACATGGCTTTGTGACACCTTTCAAGATGTCTTTCATCTCGAGTTTGACAGCGGCAATGACCTGTTCCCTGAGCGTTCAAGGACTATCACTTGCTATTCAAAGCAAACCAGATCAGTGTGGGACGAGAAACGTGGTCTACGCGGCCCTGCGCTCATAACATTCATTCCTCCTACTG GGGGCATGTTTGTGTTCCTAGGAATTCACTTCAGTGAACACCCAGACTACTATGACTTGCTTCGCAGAGGCGAAGACGCTACTTTCATCCTTACCAAAAAACTATGGGAGATGTTGGCAGATAATTTG GTGCTCTTCGCCCCTGGCTGGGGATTTGACGCTGGGGGAGAACACGCTATAGGTGGAAAGGGGTATGGCTACTATCGTTTGGCATTCTCAGTCGCCTCCTATGAAGAAATTAGAGATGGGATCTATCGATTCTCCCAGGTTCTCCACAAGTTCTTCCGTATCTAG
- a CDS encoding Acyltransferase, putative (Similar to TIGR gene model, INSD accession AAW41571.1) — MAQKPLYTIPINDRPPHGPWTSKIFFPIIFTLAQLGINSAQFLFIPLLLVPFVGKRLFSRAIGWTKDGYGRLLIAITILFGPTQFAITTDTPPSHGQSLVERDVNGQVVKINLPDRLVIMANHQAYLDWIYIWILACYAGHSPGLIILLKASLKNIPVVGWGMRFFNFIFLRRSWASDRNNLTLALRQLGKEAQSGQENSETSRLLPLRKKSPLWLLIFPEGTIVSDEERVKSIKYAKREGIDDFATLLHPRSTGLLFCLRTLLPQIPDLNLLDITIGYPGVPFGKYAQNWYGLFSVFLKSVPPPTVYLHLHVYSHLGEPECKIPSLVPRQSPRISGLSADWGLANAEEARAFELWLRKVWTAKERRMEQFYESQRFADHHEIVPIQQMKWYHWISAVGGGGLGTVVLLAFCIWFAVCRR, encoded by the exons ATGGCACAAAAACCATTATACACCATACCAATAAACGATAGACCTCCCCATGGTCCCTGGACATCCAAGATATTCTTTCCAATTATTTTCACACTCGCTCAACTGGGTATCAATTCTGCTCAATTCTTGTTTATACCATTACTCTTAGTGCCCTTTGTGGGGAAGCGACTGTTCTCTCGTGCTATTGGATGGACTAAGGATGGATATGGACGATTAC TTATTGCGATTACTATTCTGTTCGGACCGACGCAGTTCGCAATTACCACCGACACACCACCATCTCACGGTCAAAGTCTTGTCGAACGCGATGTGAATGGGCAAGTTGTGAAGATAAACCTACCTGACCGTTTGGTGATCATGGCCAACCACCAAGCGTACCTGGACTGGATATATATTTGGATCCTTGCATGTTATGCCGGACATTCGCCGGGGCTAATCATTTTGTTGAAGGCCAGTCTCAAAAATATTCCTGTGGTAGGATGGGGCATG CGCTTTTTCAATTTCATTTTCCTTAGACGATCTTGGGCCTCCGATAGAAACAACCTAACATTGGCCTTAAGACAACTAGGCAAAGAAGCACAATCCGGCCAAGAGAACTCTGAAACGTCGAGATTACTTCCtttgaggaagaagtcACCCCTTTGGCTTCTCATTTTTCCAGAGGGAACCATCGTCAGCGATGAAGAACGGGTCAAAAGCATCAAATATGCCAAAAGGGAAGGCATT GATGATTTCGCTACTTTGTTGCATCCGCGGTCGACAGGACTTTTATTCTGTTTGAGAACATTGTTACCCCAGATCCCCGATCTTAATTTGTTAGATATCACGATAGGGTACCCAGGAGTGCCGTTTGGAAAATATGCCCAGAATTG GTATGGGCTATTCTCTGTATTCCTTAAATCCGTACCGCCTCCCACGGTTTACTTACATCTGCACGTCTATTCCCATCTTGGAGAACCTGAATGCAAAATACCGTCTCTTGTGCCCAGGCAATCGCCACGTATCTCGGGGCTGTCTGCGGATTGGGGATTAGCAAATGCAGAGGAAGCCCGTGCCTTTGAACTTTGGCTACGCAAGGTATGGACAGCGAAAGAGAGGCGCATGGAACAATTTTATGAGTCTCAACGGTTTGCCGACCATCATGAGATAGTGCCAATCCAACAAAT GAAATGGTATCATTGGATATCTGCAGTAGGAGGTGGTGGACTTGGGACTGTAGTTCTTCTTGCGTTTTGTATCTGGTTTGCGGTGTGCAGAAGATAG